The region GCCACAATCTGCTTGCGGCGTTCGGTCGAAAGCGGTGGCACGTTAAGTCTGATCACACGGCCGTCGTTATTGGGGGCCAGGCCCACATCGCTCGCCTGAATCGCCTTGCCGATTTCACTGAGAATCGACTGATCAAACGGCTTGATCATGATCTGCTGCGGCTCGGGAACACTCACTGTCGCCAACTGCTTGATAGGCGTCGGTGATCCGTAATACTCCACTCGAATGGAATCAACGAGACTGGCATTCGCCCGACCTGTCCGCAAGCCCACCAACTGGTCTTGCAGCACCTGCGCGGCCTTGTCCATGCGTTCTTCAGCATCGAATAGAATTTCATCGGGATCCATGAAAGTGCCTCTCAAAAGCTTGGGCATCCAAAGTTGATCAGAACCAGAACTTCAGA is a window of Planctopirus limnophila DSM 3776 DNA encoding:
- the frr gene encoding ribosome recycling factor, which codes for MDPDEILFDAEERMDKAAQVLQDQLVGLRTGRANASLVDSIRVEYYGSPTPIKQLATVSVPEPQQIMIKPFDQSILSEIGKAIQASDVGLAPNNDGRVIRLNVPPLSTERRKQIVARVKEMAEDARVAIRNIRRDANKHADTALKDKLMSEDIHESTKESVQELTKKYEGKVNTVAEAKEKEVMEQ